CTCAGAACCCAACTAtactctttttttctctctaatttTGTCATTACAATTGACTATCCTGTTTATGGTCGACCATTTTCAACATGAAGTTTGTTTACAGACATATTTCTATGTGATAATGTCATATTTTGTTcatgaattataaattatgcAATGTTGTgctttaactttaaaattttacaatgtGGTACCTAAAGTTTGAGTTCATTTATCAATTTACGACAATTTGTTAACAATAATGTCATACATAAAATTGCTACATTACTTTCTAGTTCGTCAGATTTGCGTTTGCAGTATTGCAAATTTGGTCTAAGATagtacaattattttttaacacatgattttaaataattgagttttattaattttttattataaattgttgaattgttgtgatgattaaaatttcaatttcgatAAAATATGAGGATGCATTAAAGAGTTTAACTGTAATAGGATAGGATGGTACCTGGTCCACTTCGTATCCACCTTAGTCATCTAAAAGAAATCTGGCTGCATCCAATCATTTTTCAACCCAATCGCAACGTGTCATTGCCACATAACGTACAAATAAGACCAATAAGATTAGTTTTCAGACAGGAAAGTCTATCTCACTTTTTTCTCCACCATGTCTGCAGCAGCTGCGACTGCATTCCAATCTTCCCTATGCATCTCTTCTCAGAAACCCTCATTTTCTCCCACAAATTCCCAAGAACCAAACACTCATTTACCATCCAAACCCAAAAGCCTCCTCCACAAACACCCACTCTACTCATCAGCTCACCATAATCTCTCCCTTCAAATCAAGGAGAAAATCTTATGCCTTGAAATCATGGGCATTGACTCAGGTAAAGCCCTCTCTCTCAATCCCTCCCTTCACACCACTTCCCTTGATTCCCTCAATTCCATCATCTCGTTCCTCCAATCTAAAGGCATTCACCAAAAGGACTTCCCTAGAATCTTTGGTATGTGCCCCCGAATCCTAACCTCTAACATCAAAACTGAGCTTGGCCCAGTTTTCAGTTTCCTCTCCCAAGACCTTAATGTCCCTGAAAATAACTATAGGAAGGTCATTAACAAGTGTCCCAGGTTGCTCACTTCAAGTGTCAGAGACCAGTTGAAACCAGCTTTATTCTATCTCCAAAGGCTTGGGTTTAAAGATTTAGAGGCTTTGGCTTATCAAGACCCTGTCTTGCTGGTTTCAAGTGTGGAACATACCTTAATACCCAAACTCAAGTTCTTGGAAAGCATAGGGTTTTCAACCAGTGAAGCTAAAAGTATGGTGTTGAGGTGCCCAGGGTTGTTCACTTTCAGCATAGAAAACAACTACAAGCCCAAATTCGAGTACTTTAAAGAGGAGATGAATGGGGATTTGGAGGACTTGAAAGCATTCCCTCAGTTCTTTGCTTTTAGTTTGGAGAAGAGGATAAAACCAAGGCATATTGAAACCATAACAAGTGGGGTTAAGTTGCCTTTGGCTAACATGCTAAAAAGCACTGATGATGAGTTTAAAGAGTTGCTGAGAAACAATGGGCCAAATAGCTGATGATCATATATGTAATTCTCTTCTTTATGAACTTTGATATGTAAAGTTGGCAGTGTCAATgcttttgtaaaggaaaaaaCCCAAAGTAGTAAGATATTCCATTAACTATTGCTTTGTtgtcaataatatatattttattagtatattttatcataaaataaaataaaatcaaaaccttACTCAACATTGGAAATAAATCCCATAATGTAACATATTTAATGATATTCTCATTTGTGAAAAAATCACTATTTTGCCCCATAAGAGTTGGATTTCATTTCATCCACTCAAATGTTATGACCAAACCAACAAAAGCATTAATTTTCTTctagattaattagttaaaagGTAGATTTTTCATTACGAGCGGAAAGGCTTTCATTTTGGATACGTGGCTAAAGCGGTGCTTCATTTATTAATTCGGTGCTCGGGTCAGACTTTGTACTTTCAGCTAGTGTTAGGTCTGGCTGCTTCCTAACATAAACCCACAGATTTCCTAAACAAAGAAAAGGGTTTAATTTTCTGGGTTTTTCTTCTGTTTGGGTTCCTGGAAAAGTGTTAGTGAGAGAGAGAGACAAGGTGAGGATGTTGTTTTGCCGGGGATTTTCTAGGATTTGTACAACTCCCAGAAAGAGCTTGTTTGGTTTCGTTCTCTCTCGTCGAACTGACCCTTCTCTATTCCTTCTTTCTAATCAATATGTTTACTCTACTATAAAGGTTATACCTTGACTCTTAcctttttgctttttctttatctttctcTTCGAGTTTTGAAACACAAGAAATATGTAATTGACAGTTCTCAGTTGCTCCTTAATTTAAGTTGTTTCAGAgttttgtttccattttttttaattatttttctttggttattatttttttgttaattaataaGAATTAATCTGTTTCTTCTCTGTTCATGCAAGTTAACTATGGAATGAATCAGATGTTCTGTTTGGTGAAAGGGcacttttttttcccctttctaTTAGATTGTGTTTTATTTCTTGGGTTTTAATGATAATAGTCCTTAAAGCATGTATTCATTGCACATTTGAATTGCAATGGTGTTGTCACCACCCGGAATGATTGGAATCGGTgctcaaagctacttctttatAGTCAAAGTAAAGTTGATATAGTGAATCTATAGATTGGTAATGATCTCTATGTCTGATGGGTTATGATTACTGAATCAAATGAGCCACCAAGAAGATTCCTCTGAGAGGACTATAGCTATGTTCTACATTGATTTTTGTATGTAATAGATATTTTACATCTCTGGTTCTTtcttttgatcaatttatttttaatgaaataattgtATTGATCATTAATGTTTTCTCTTGTTACTGTTTCTGGGGATTAGTAGGTTCGTAGTGGCAGAGAAACTCTTTCTTGGAGTTTTCCTTCATTGCTTGGTCTTGGACGGCAAATTCATCAGAGTAGCTCTCTAATAGAGGTTATCCTTTAATTGCTCATCCTTCTACAATTTGCGaggttttttttgttcatttaccGAATTTCTTTCTTATAGTTTTAGGACAGGAGACATGGTTATCCAGGGATAGGATGTTTTCTAGTGTGTTAAATTTTCTAATGTTCAAATATGAAACAAATGCTACTATTTTGGCCTTAAGTTGATTACTTCCCTTTCTGTTCTGTTTGTTATTGTTAATTGTTGGCTACTAGTTTGTTTATCTCCTCTCCTTCTATCTCGCCTTTGTTTACTGCAATATTGAGATGGCAAGACATTTCCTCCAGGAACAACTTGACCCATTTTCACTTGTTTCTGATGAACTGTCACTTGTCGCTAACAGGTTGCGGGCTATGGTTATTGCTGAGGTATCACACTGTTCTTTTTCATGTCTATGGAATGAGTTTATTACATTCTTTATGTGGGAAAGCAAATGAAAATTGTATGTTTATGTCATCCAGGTTCCTAAGCTTGCTTCAGCTGCTGAGTACTTCTTCAGATTGGGGGTGGAAGGAAAGAGATTTCGTCCCACGGTAATGTATTTTTACGGATGTGGTAATCTTGAGGTTACTGGCAGATTGTCATAATTTTGATGCGTTATTCTATTTTTGCTTTTACTGTGGGCTCAGTATAGTGTATAGGTTGCACTAGGGAAGGGAACAATACAAAAATTCATAGATGAACTACTCTTGTAGCATTCGTTAGCCCCAGTTCGTTCTTGGCTcattccaaattaaaaacccATTTGACCGAAGCTAAACTTGATCTCTGTTACTTTTTATTGAAGAAGCTTGCTTTAGATACAAATGATTTTAtggaaatttattgtatatGTTCTATGCAGGTTTTGCTTTTGATGGCTACAGCTTTGAATGTTCATATACCTGAACCAGTTGGTGGTGGTGTAGGAGATACTGTGGCAACTGAATTACGTACAAGACAGCAGTCTATAGCTGAGATAACAGAGATGATCCATGTCATTTCCtcatcatttaattttctttatcatGTGTTGCATGCACTGGAGCTTCTTGATAAATTCACTTTAGTCTAACATGGTCATTTCATCATCTAGGTTGCTAGCCTCCTCCATGATGATGTTTTGGATGATGCGGATACAAGACGTGGTATTGGTTCATTGAATGCTGTAATGGGCAATAAGGTGTCTTTCTTTTTAATGCTCTTGCAACTGACAGAAAAGTTTTGTAGCCTAAAGCAATTGCTAAACTTTTCCTGTTTGCAGTTGGCTGTACTAGCGGGAGATTTTCTGCTTTCTCGAGCTTGTGTGGCCCTTGCTGCTTTAAAAAATACGGAGGtgcttttaatttattattatttgcatGATTCCTGTGAGGTATTTGCAAATGCAAGTTAAAAATCAGTACACTCAATATCTTTAGGTTGTATCATTAGTAGCAACAGTTGTGGAGAATCTGGTTATGGGTGAAACCATGCAAATGACAACTTCATCTGAACAACGTTGTAGGTATGCTGGTCTACTATGCGCAATATTTCGTTATTTTGTCACCATGTTTTCTATTCAATTACTTGGATGTCCTGCTAGGTTTAGACCCTGTGATAGCCATCATTTAGGGGCTGGCTAGGTAACCTGGTTAGCATGATTTCATTTGTTTATGCTTGTGTTTTATTGATCTAATAAGTGAATAATAGTTAGAACTTACTGTAGTCTAATGTTACTGCAAAGCTTAAAAATTTAGGAAACCTCTGTAGTAACTTATAAACAATACTAACTTTATTTGTTGACTTGGTGGCCATCTTTCGGTACAAACTTTTAATATTTGCAGATAACACTTACTGTTAGTCATAGACTGTTATGGAATGTGTAGTCAGTGCTATATGAGTGAGAAaaattccttttttcttttatcatgcATTTCCATTCAAATAATTGCTGATTGGTAAATCTGTCTTGTCCTGCTTTGAGTTTAAGGATCTTTTGCTTGTATTTAACTGAAACTAGAACAATTTTTTCATGATGCAGCATGGACTATTACATACAAAAGACATACTACAAGACTGCTTCCTTGATTTCAAACAGTTGCAAGGCAATTGCGCTTCTTGCTGGGCAAACAGCTGAAGTTGCAATGTTGGCTTTCGAGTATGGCAAAAATCTGGTTTGTactttcatttaagttttaCTTTTCTTCAACTCATCATAAATTGCTAGATCTTCTTGGGAGTTAGATTTCAATGATGCTTTACGCGAACAAAACCTCTTAAGCAACTAAACCCTGCTAGTTGATAGTGAATCGGTGTTAACTGTTAAGTAATGTAAAGCATAAATCCAAACTCCTTTTTCTTGATAAATgtaaactaattaattacatttctgTTCTCAATAAAATCCTAACTCCTAAACTAATGAATGCGCAAATCAGTTTAGAACTCCCCTTTTATATGGGGTGATGGTCTATTAAGAGGACAGGAAAATGAATATTCCCATTGTTTCTATTTTCCTCTTTGAAGGATAAAAGCCTCATTTACTCAATGGACTTCAAGTGATTTTCTAACCCATAAAGGATAGGTCTGGCTCAATGGTGTTTGATGCAATTGGCAATTTCTTTCTGATTACAACATGGTCCACCAAATCTGAGGTTGTCACTTTCTGCAAGTGTGTGACACTATAATTTTAAAGCGATATCATATCATGTATTGGTAAAACATGTGGTGATTATGGAGCAACTGAGATTATAAGTACTTTTAGCTATAAGCTGTAGAACAATCAACATATTATTGATGTCCTTTATCCATCTTCCATCATTTACAACTTTCCCT
This genomic window from Gossypium raimondii isolate GPD5lz chromosome 10, ASM2569854v1, whole genome shotgun sequence contains:
- the LOC105775821 gene encoding transcription termination factor MTEF1, chloroplastic — encoded protein: MSAAAATAFQSSLCISSQKPSFSPTNSQEPNTHLPSKPKSLLHKHPLYSSAHHNLSLQIKEKILCLEIMGIDSGKALSLNPSLHTTSLDSLNSIISFLQSKGIHQKDFPRIFGMCPRILTSNIKTELGPVFSFLSQDLNVPENNYRKVINKCPRLLTSSVRDQLKPALFYLQRLGFKDLEALAYQDPVLLVSSVEHTLIPKLKFLESIGFSTSEAKSMVLRCPGLFTFSIENNYKPKFEYFKEEMNGDLEDLKAFPQFFAFSLEKRIKPRHIETITSGVKLPLANMLKSTDDEFKELLRNNGPNS
- the LOC105775820 gene encoding solanesyl diphosphate synthase 3, chloroplastic/mitochondrial isoform X1; translation: MLFCRGFSRICTTPRKSLFGFVLSRRTDPSLFLLSNQYVYSTIKVRSGRETLSWSFPSLLGLGRQIHQSSSLIEEQLDPFSLVSDELSLVANRLRAMVIAEVPKLASAAEYFFRLGVEGKRFRPTVLLLMATALNVHIPEPVGGGVGDTVATELRTRQQSIAEITEMIHVASLLHDDVLDDADTRRGIGSLNAVMGNKLAVLAGDFLLSRACVALAALKNTEVVSLVATVVENLVMGETMQMTTSSEQRCSMDYYIQKTYYKTASLISNSCKAIALLAGQTAEVAMLAFEYGKNLGLAFQLIDDVLDFTGTSASLGKGSLSDIQQGIVTAPILFAMEEFPQLHAIVYQGFDNPENIEIALEYLGKSHGIQRTRELAMKHANLAAAAIDSLPESNDENVIRSRRALVDLTQRVITRNK
- the LOC105775820 gene encoding solanesyl diphosphate synthase 3, chloroplastic/mitochondrial isoform X2, whose amino-acid sequence is MVIAEVPKLASAAEYFFRLGVEGKRFRPTVLLLMATALNVHIPEPVGGGVGDTVATELRTRQQSIAEITEMIHVASLLHDDVLDDADTRRGIGSLNAVMGNKLAVLAGDFLLSRACVALAALKNTEVVSLVATVVENLVMGETMQMTTSSEQRCSMDYYIQKTYYKTASLISNSCKAIALLAGQTAEVAMLAFEYGKNLGLAFQLIDDVLDFTGTSASLGKGSLSDIQQGIVTAPILFAMEEFPQLHAIVYQGFDNPENIEIALEYLGKSHGIQRTRELAMKHANLAAAAIDSLPESNDENVIRSRRALVDLTQRVITRNK